In Macaca nemestrina isolate mMacNem1 chromosome 9, mMacNem.hap1, whole genome shotgun sequence, a single genomic region encodes these proteins:
- the LOC105471364 gene encoding synaptonemal complex central element protein 1, translating to MAGRSLASKAEPTAGAMDGAEKAEGQDTSSQKIEDLMEMVKKLQKVGSLEPRVEVLINRINEAQQAKKKANEDLGEARTICEALQKELDLLHGEKVHLKEILSKKQETLRILRLHCQEKESEAQRKHTVLQECKERISALSLQIEEEKNKQRQLRLAFEEQLEELMGQHKDLWDFHRPERLAREICALDSNKEQLLKEEKLVKATLEDVKHQLCSLCGAEGPSALDEGLFLRSQEAAATVQLFQEEHRKAEELLAAAAQSHQQLQQKCQQLQQKRQRLKEELEKRGMQVPAQAQSTQEEEAGPGDVASPKPLKAPEEKDLELHTEQDLMSS from the exons ATGGCGGGGAGGTCCCTGGCGTCGAAGGCCGAGCCCACCGCCGGAGCCATGGACGGGGCTGAGAAGGCCGAAG GGCAGGACACATCCTCACAGAAAATTGAAGACTTGATGGAAATGGTGAAAAAGCTGCAGAAAG TGGGAAGCCTAGAGCCCCGAGTTGAGGTCCTGATTAACCGGATTAATGAGGCCCAGCAAG CCAAAAAGAAAGCCAATGAAGACCTAGGAGAGGCCCGGACCATCTGTGAGGCCCTGCAGAAGGAACTGGACTTGC TGCATGGAGAGAAAGTACACCTGAAGGAGATCTTGAGCAAAAAACAAG AGACCCTGAGGATCCTCCGGCTGCATTGCCAGGAAaaggaaagtgaggcacagag GAAGCACACCGTGCTGCAGGAGTGCAAGGAGAGAATTTCTGCTCTAAGCTTGCAGATTGAAGAAGAGAAGAACAAACAGAGACAGCTGAG GTTAGCGTTCGAGGAACAGCTGGAGGAGCTGATGGGCCAGCACAAGGACCTCTGGGACTTCCAT AGGCCAGAGCGGCTGGCAAGGGAGATTTGTGCTCTAGACAGCAACAAGGAGCAGCTGCTCAAGGAAG AGAAACTGGTCAAGGCAACACTGGAAGATGTGAAGCATCAGCTGTGCTCCCTGTGTGGGGCTGAGGGCCCCTCCGCCCTCGATGAGGGACTCTTTCTCCGCAGCCAGGAGGCTGCAGCCACAGT GCAGCTGTTTCAGGAAGAGCACAGGAAGGCTGAGGAGCTCCTAGCAGCTGCTGCCCAGAGCCACCAGCAGCTGCAGCAGAAGTGCCAACAATTGCAGCAGAAGCGGCAGAG GCTGAAGGAAGAGCTGGAAAAGCGTGGAATGCAAGTCCCTGCCCAAGCCCAGAGCACACAAGAGGAAGAGGCTGGCCCAGGAGATGTG GCCAGTCCCAAGCCCCTAAAAGCCCCCGAGGAGAAAGACCTGGAGCTGCACACCGAGCAGGACCTGATGTCCTCATAG